Genomic window (Vampirovibrionales bacterium):
GTCGATCTCGCCTGCGACGCGCTGATTCGCGAGCGCCTGCAAGCGGGCGAGGCGCGTCAGGCGCTGGCTGCCGCGCGCATGATTACCGAAGAAACCTTTGAAGAAGGCAGCGAGGGTGCCGGGGCGCTTGCGCTCAATGGCGTCTGGATTGTCGATCCGCTGGACGGCACGACGAATTTTGCGCACGGGTTTCCGCATTTTGCCGTCTCAATCGCCTACGCCGAGGCGGGCCGCCTGATGGCAGGCGTTGTCTACGACCCGATGAAAGACGAGCTGTTTACGGCCGCGCGCGCGCAAGGCGCAACGCTCACGCGTGGGGCCGCCGCGACGGGCTTAACGCCAGAAGAGCCGCAAACAAGGCCGCTGGCCGTCAGCGCCGTGACGTCGCTGTCGCGGGCCTTGCTGGCGACCGGGTTTCCGTACGATTTGCAATCGTCGCCGCAGGATAATATGGGCTTGTTTCTGGCCTTTATGAATCGTTGCCACGGCGTGCGTCGCGCCGGGAGCGCCGCTCTGGATCTGGCCTATGTCGCCGCCGGACGGCTCGACGGCTTTTGGGAACAGCGTCTCTCGCCCTGGGACGTCGCCGCCGGCGTCCTGCTGGTTGAAGCCGCCGGCGGGGCGGTCGCTGATTTTTCGCTGGAGGCGCTCGACATCGCCCGGCGCCGCATTGATATTCTGGCCGCCAACGGCCCGGCG
Coding sequences:
- a CDS encoding inositol monophosphatase, whose protein sequence is MDTVCCASTQRLHIAIEAALAAGALQRAQYQQAFSVSEKSTALDLVTSVDLACDALIRERLQAGEARQALAAARMITEETFEEGSEGAGALALNGVWIVDPLDGTTNFAHGFPHFAVSIAYAEAGRLMAGVVYDPMKDELFTAARAQGATLTRGAAATGLTPEEPQTRPLAVSAVTSLSRALLATGFPYDLQSSPQDNMGLFLAFMNRCHGVRRAGSAALDLAYVAAGRLDGFWEQRLSPWDVAAGVLLVEAAGGAVADFSLEALDIARRRIDILAANGPALLEEIQGVCRQPQAFHPLRYRCESTGDVRP